The Musa acuminata AAA Group cultivar baxijiao chromosome BXJ2-2, Cavendish_Baxijiao_AAA, whole genome shotgun sequence genome contains the following window.
GAATAAAAGATTACCAGTTTGCATTATAAACCTGCTAAGATCACGAGAAGAATCTGACGTCGGAGTGACTAATGacaagttttatttttatttcacgcACACAAATGATAGTGAGCAGAAATCCAATCTTACCACAACAGTACTACAAATTGCATAATCTCCATCATTTTCCTTTGTGTTTCTTTAATATATTATACACAAAGCTCAGACTCCCAACTTAAACCTCAACCTACTCAATGCATTGTTTGGAAGCAAGCTTGACGAAGCCTTGGCATGAGAGCCAAGTCATTTGCAGCCCAATACCAACTTCATTGCCACTTCCCTCCGTATAAATACCCACGTATGGCCTCCTCTTTCTCCATCCTTCGTGTATTCGTCTTCAACACTCTGTAAACCTAATGGCTTTCCTCCCTTCTCCCCGAAACTACGGCTTCCCTTTCTTCTTTTCTCCACCACCTCCCAAGGTGTCTCCATTCAGGGCACCGCCACCATCTCCAAAGGTGTCTCCTTTTACGCCTCCGCCACCATCACCTTCGAAGCaagcaccaccgccaccacctcgTCGTAGCCCTCCACCTCCGTCACCTTCAAAGCAagcaccgccgccgccaccacgccGCAGCCCCCCGCCACCTTCACCCTCAAAGCAAGCACCCCCACCGCCACCCTCCCCTTCAAAGAAAGCTCCCCCACCGCCACCAAAGAAGATGGCCCCGCCTCCACCAAAACTgtcgccgccaccaccacctcgAACCCCTGTCCACCCTCCACCAGCCCCAGTGGCACCACTGCCACCAGCACCACCCCACATCCCCCCACCGTCGCCTCCACCACCAAGCCCGCACCACACCGTAATCATCGTCGTGTTCGTTTCCCTTGGCGGCCTCTTCTTCCTCGCATTCCTCGCGGCGGCCCTCTGTTGCTgcctcaagaagaagaaaaagaagatggccGCCAAGGCGGAGGTCGTGGACGTCGAGGACCACGTGCACATCCATGAGACTGTCGTTCCAGGACCCCATGGCGAACAACTGGTGGCCCTGTCGATCGACGAAGACATCAAAGTCCACGAGGTGATCAAGAAGGGTGAATTGATCGGCGAGACCTCAATCAGGGAACCTGCACTGGAACGACCTCATTCAAACGACGAAGCCACTGCAGGTTCTTCCGGAACCATTCACCACAACCTCGTTGAACACAGAAATCAGTAGGCGACTGACGGTGAGAAGTGCGACTGATTCGCCAATAAGGATGCTCGTGTGGAGTGAAGCTGTTCGATGTGGTTACTGTTGTGTTCATTGTCATATGTTGTGTTTATTGTGATTCCTTTATGTCCATATCATCTGGCAAAGTATTCTAATATCATTTATTAGATCTGAGTTCATTTAGTAAGTGATGAACACAACCTTCGATAAACTATCAAGATTAATACAATACTATTTCAAGTTAGAAGATTAGTTTTTGAAGATTAATCGGAGGCTTTTTCCTTGTCAATATAACAACACAACACAACAAGCATAATGGACTTCTTCTTCGTCGGATGCACTGAGTCCAGCTTATGCAAACGACTGCTCTTCTGGCCTCCATGAAGTTACTCTTCTTCTACTGAGAAGCCACTACTTACTGCAACCTACTCTTACTGCAAATGGCAGGTGGATCAGTATAACATGTTTCCATCACAAAAAAGAGAAGAACAAATCCGATACACAAGACTCCGACCATATCGCAAAGTGGCAAACTTATTATTAGTCTACCTAAACTCTTCAAGTTTTACTAGACAGCAGTTGCAGAAGAGAAACACATCTTTCATAGAAAGAGAAGTAGATTGCACCTTTCATCCAGTTTTTGGCAATCTATTACCCCAAAAATTACCAACTATAGCATAAATAAAAGCATAAAACATAAGAATCCTGGATTGCCAATCCATACCATGGTTTACATAAGAACAACAATAAACAAGCAGCTCAAAGGGATTTCAGCACAGCAATACAAGCACCACTGTCCTGAAGAGTCGAACGCTTTTTCACATGCTAGCTAGCTACATAATAGATTCCCTGGTACGACCTTATTCTCGCACAAGAACAAAGAGTTCTCGCGGTTAGTCAGCCGTCCAGCTCTGCTCCACGATCTCACGAACTCTCCGGTTATATTCACGCTTGTTTTCGCTGAACAGCCGAGCTGCCTCAGAGTTTGCAGGCGAGTTTGGATTTGGATCACAGAGCAGTGACTGCACAGGAAGATTGTGAAAACGCTGGGAAAAAGGTGGTAGATCTAATTCTAAATGAAAAAAAGCAAATGTGATCATAAACCGCATAAAATTTCTCCCCTCTTCTTGGTCCGTCTTCCATTTATGACCAGAATCGAAATGCTAAGACTTTCTGCAGGATCTTTTAGTTTATAACACAACGTAATCTACTCCGAGGCACATTTTATAATAACCCAATTAATTATACTAAATGATTGTACACACTTATCCAAGTTCACAATCAACTAGAAAAACATGCTACAAAACTTTCCAAGGGCTCCCAGCAACAGTTTGATCGTTGATAAAGCTCTTATGCTGATCAATTTGATTGAGATGTACTACTTTCCAATCGTATCCGATTTGGATTTTATTGGTCAAAAGATGAAGAGGCTATGTATTTACCTTATATTCTATAGTTGCTTGAATCATAAGTTTATATTCCATTCTAACCCTTCAAGGACATAATTTTTTTCTAAGAGAATATGGTTCTACGGAGATATGAGACAGGCTAACTATGAGACAAAAACTGCAAAGAAGTTTCTCTTACTATTGTAAATCTTTTAGTATAAACTAAACAGAGTTTGTTGGTACCATTTGCAGGTAACAAAAACAAATTCTTAAACATGCCTAATAGGTCAGACAAAGACTCGAGTAATGAAAGTCACTGCTTTATCAGATACTAACAAGGAAAGATCAAGATCATATTTGCACGCTTGTGATCGATCATAAAATGTCAAACATCAAAGAGTATTACGGCAGATCATATAATGAAGCACAAGCTTCTCAAAGAACTAAAGAAGGCTACAAGAAAAACAGAGGGAACTAATAGTCAATCTGTACGGTTCATTTTGTAGGGTGTCATCACTGTCAACCAAAATCTGAATCAAATCATGGCCTAAAGTTATAGGCTTAGCTTTCTAATAAAACAATTAACGTGGTTGTAACTCTCCAGAAGAATTTCAGAAAATACAGTTGTGAGGTGACAGGTAACCTAGAGCAGTAATAGATGGCATATTAAATGAAGTTAAATCCCATATGGtactaaaagatatatatatatatatatatatatatatatattatatgtatatatatatatatattatatgtcgaGAAGGCTCCACAAAAGGCAAAACATTCTTTAATGAATAAAAGACTTTGGCATGATGTCTACAGATTTCTATGGTAAGGTTTCTTGTTAAAAAACAGAGTTACTTTGTGATCAAGATATGTACCAAATATACCACTCTTTCTGAACAGGCAAAGAGAATAAAACACTTGCCTGTATAGAAGTGAGTATTGCAGCAACATCATATATAGGACTCCACTGATTCTGTAAAATATCCAAGCAAATGCTTCCATCTGCATAGACTGACGGAAGCCACAGAGACAAGGTTTCGTGAGACATTTTCTCATATATTTTATGTCAAAGTGCTAACAGGTGAAGGAAAATCCACTTACAAAAGGATTTAAGAATTGATATGATCTGTAGTTGGAGCAAGCCAGAGATGTACATAGTAATAACAAATGATCAGTAGTTCATGATGGAAATGATACTTACTGTTTGGATGGAACATACGTGAGACAAATCGAACAGTAGGTGGCTTGTTAGGGTAGTCCTCAGTAAATTGCAAAGTTAGCTTGAACGTCCCTATAGTGTAACAGTAAGTAAATAATATTACAAGGAAGTAGAACAAAAGAGTATAGTCATAATCACACAGTCAGCACATCATCTTTCAACTAGTTTCTGGAAAAAAAGAGTTATTATAATAGAATTTAGACAAATGCAGACCTATGAACTGGATTTCACAAATAAAAAAGACCAGAGGTTCTTATTGATGGTTTGGAATAAAGTGTTATTATTCCAGATTCATTACCATAAGAAATTATACTTCACAGGATAGACTTTTATCATAATGGCACCACTATTTAAATTGCAAGTAGCGGAACAGATCATGGTAAAAaagaaattgattaaagcaaggttcgtaatttcataccgtaccgacgtatcgagctttgctcggtacggtatggtacgagcATACTGAGCGGTATACTAGGGTGTACCACtcaatacgtatatatatatatatatataatataaaaattaatatataaaaatataaaaaataaaaaaggaggcTTCCGCTGCCTCGGCGACATcgtttccttttcttctcctcgttggTGTCAGACGAGGAGAAGAACACGGTCTTCTCATTTGCGGTGTTCGACGAATACATCGAAGGCCGCAGACGTCTCCGGCCTTCGGCGAAGAAGAAGCCGAGCCGCCGCCTCTTCGTTACCTCCTAGATCGGGATCGTTGAGGGGGGCGGCGTTGGATCGGGAAGCGCCGAGGTTCtctcgattctccctcttcttcgagtgCCTTCTCCCTTTTCTCCCTCGATGCTGCTTCTTCCCTCGTCGCAACCAGGTTGATACCACCCGGTACCGGGCGGCGACGGTTGAAATCAACCATTACCGCCCAATACAATctcgtatcgtccgatacggggctAGATCAATGCTATTTCCCGGTAGCGAGTGATTCGCGTACCAGTCTGCTGGCgaaccggtacgggcggtatcattcagtATTGTAATCCTTGGATTAAAGTTATCTGCAACGTGAAGCCCAATGGAGGCAGTTTCACAGGAAAATAACGTGGAAAAAGGATTTTCAATATATCTAGGATAAACAGAGGTAAAAGTTCCGTTTAATGATTACTGTTCACAGTTCAAATGAGTAGGTAACAAAACAGTAAAATAACTTATACACATTTCTACATTCATATAAAACATCACAATCTTGTAGCCTTTACTTAAGAAAATGCTATTTAGTCTCCATCAACTATATGAAAGACTACATTTTTCTATGTTCAGTAGCTGactaacaaatatttttttaataagtgaACTAAGAAATGTGATAAATCTTGTTCTTGCCACAGAATGTATGTCTGGCCCTATTGACAAGAAATTGGATTTTCATTGATGTCGAAACTAAAGTAGGTAGGCAATAATTCATGGTCCTAAATTCCTTAACTTTTCCTTAAATGTCTCAGACAATCTTCAGCCGTTTGGAACCTATCAACATTCATGAATGACTCTACACTGGAAATAAAGGCCAGTGGGTGGCATGCCATCCTACCAAATCATAGTAAGCAAACACCAAATGTATTTACTCTTAGTATGCTAATAACAAGGTCAAACcttgaaatataattattttcacAGAAACAAAATTGTCATTTGAGGTCATGCATAAGGTCAAAGAAACTTGTAAACCACCATTAACAAATCTGCTCATTTAATTCATTCAGAAAATGAAAGCCTTTTCCTTCTCTAGATAACCTTGATCCTTAAGCATACCATAAATGGATTATGGAAGGATATATAGGTGTCACATGCCTACCTTCCGTTTTGTTCAaagttaaaaagttctttaaaccaTGTATTGCATGAAATATTTAATTACAAAGCAAATTCCACATCCTGGTCTATTAGACTAGATTATATGATATGATAGTCGATAAGCTAGATGAACAGGGGATTATAATCATTAAGGATTGTGATGGAAAAGCAACTGAAAAGCACATGCACAAAAAAGACACAGAGATGTTGAATGTCTTTAAAGGGAGAATGAAAGGAAACAAGAAGACGAGAGAAAAAGCCCACAAAATGATTAAACTAGCAAGTAACATTATAATACCTTCCATAAATGAATACATATAAATCATTTTTCAGGAGTCAGAAGAGGATAATataagagaaaatcatttaaaatgATATGAGCATGTGCTTATGAGACCTTTGGATATGATAATCAGAAGAGACAAAATGATTAATGTTACTGGTACGAGGAGAGATAGAGAAaaacctaaaaagactttaatagaaactataaataaaaattgaagtaCTCAAagtttaactaaacatatgactttttatagatctcaatgaCAACAAAAGACTCATATAGTTGACCCCAAATAGCTGGTACTtgcggttttgttgttgttgtagtattTTTTTAGGGGTCAAGAGATAGCTCTTATTCTCTTTTACCTTTTTCTCTATTTCATATTTCCTCTTCCTGTTCTTAATACCTTTAAAATATTAAGCACACTGTAGTCAACAGGAATTCCAACTTTTGAGTTTTTCGTGTGTGCATTTTTTTTTTGACTCGGTTCCTTAGTAAAATGATTATAAGGATAAAGTTTGCTGGGTTTATCATAGGCATCTTGTCATCCATTGAAACCTTGCCATAAACATTCACAAAAAAATAATCTTTCATAGAACAAATTATTTTGAAGAACAAGATTTTGAAAGATATAAAGATCTTCCCCACAAATCAGCACTCTAAATCACAATCAGAAAAACATATAATGACATGTTTAAGACTGTTGTAGAGACCATGctgaatgatgataaaaaaattcCACCAATCCCTTGTCAGCTCATTTTATTCAAATGATCATATCGATGATCAATGCCCAAAATATCCGTTTGCATTTTCCACTAGAATAATCATGCAAAACCTTCCATCTACTGCAAGACGTACTACTACCTACTGCCAGTTACACAggataaataaaaaacaaaacatcCAATTTGTCAAGATATAAAACAAACAATTTCAAGCATTCCCAAATTACAAGACTAAATTAAATGCCCAAAGAATAAACATATAGAATGTGTATCTACCACAAAAAATAACAGCTACTAAAAACCACATTTTAAATGGGAAATCTCATTCCAGATCCAGAAGTCAGTTACAGTCAATGGATTTTCACGGAACTGAAGGTTAGATACTAAAACCAAATTCAGGCACCATCCATCAGAATAAAAGTTGTTTCTCTGAGGCTCTCCTTCAGATAGTTGAAGGAGATAAGACACAAGAAATGAGCAACAACGAAAAGATGAGAAGAGAAACCGATTTTTCCCCCTCGTTGTTTGGATATATGAGGGAAAAAAATATGAAGCAATCAAATGTTCTCTTCTTTACACTGGGCAGAAGAAAAGGTgagatttctttctttttgccatcAGCTTCTTTGCTAATTATACAGTGGAAAAGGAGAACTAATTTTCTCTTCTGCAGATTCTTTATGGTGCACATAGAACTAACTCCTCCTTGACTTTCCTTTCCATTCTCCTTCTTTTTTGTGGTTCGAGATCAAGGACCGCAGGATTTAAAAGATCCTTCACAACTATTGAACAATGAGAGAAAAATGAAGCAACTGGAATGTAAAGCTAAAAGTGAAAAGGGCAAGATAGGAGAAAGAGACTGAGTTGTGGACAGCAATATCAACAATTTCTAGTCTATGAAACTCGGTATCATATCCAAGTTAAACAGGAAAGAACCACATCAATTTCTTATAGCATTGTAACACATACAGAAATTAGTAATACGAGATGTCCATACAAACCCACTCTCTAAAACATCCAAAAACCACACCTCATGCAAAGCAAAACCCACATACTGAATCAAGCGCTACCGATAACAAGATCAACGATCTTTATGAGAAACCAAATATGATCTAGGTTCAGAGGAAATTATGCTGCGATGAAAAAAAACTGACCTCCATCCCACGGTGTGTCATCGGGGCTGCAACAAAATCCAgaccaagaaaaaagaaaacccaTTATCGAAAGATCTAATTTTTAACATAAAGATCCGATCTTTAACCAAAAGCAACACGAAATCGAACGGTTAAGAACGGTGCCTCACCCAAAGATCACGGCGTTCCACAGCATGATGTTGTTCTCGTGCGGCGCCCCGCTGATCCCCGCCGGCGGATCCTGCTGCAGCCTCTTGAAATCCCGCATCAACCGCTTCCTCGCCGGCGTCGACATCGATCTTCTCTACCCGAAAAGATGCAATCTTTCCTCGATTTCCTCCACTTATTTATGCTCTCtcctcttccctctctctctctctctctccaagtcGCTTCTTTCTTCCCAGtggaaaaaaagaagggaagattgcGGAATCGAAAGCTGGGCACCACTTGGAACGGAGAATATGAAGCCTCTTATATTCCAATAATGAAGAATATGTCATCGGCTGCCGTCTCTTTATCTCTTCTTTTTCCGGTGCTACAAAAAAAGTGCCCAAAATTACAACTGCTGATTGATGAGTTGCATTAAGCTTCTCATCGCCCACCGACTCATTGGATCTTCGTCAATTCATGGTCAAATTTGGACGGTTCTGAGTGGCGGACAAGAGCTGGACAGCGGCTCGGTGTATGCCATAACGCATAGGATCAGATTCCTCCTCTCTTTTGTTTGTATTACCATAAAGTGTTACAactcaaaaaacaaaaaattgtCCTTTTTGTTTGCAGGGATAAGACTGAACATAATAAtttgcaatgaactcagaaaagataataatagaggcaaaattgttctttttttatttcgattttttaaaatcaatcgATTTTTTAGATTTGAAGTCAAATCTATCGATTTcgattttttaaaatcaaaagttGGAACCATCGATCATCGGGCTAGTTCGATTCTGATTCTAGTACGATCGAATAATCATAAACAAGAAACTAAAAGAATAAACTTAGCTCGGACTGCTATCAGTAGTTGTTACCAAAAGAATAAACTTGGAATTTTGCTATTGCTGTGAGAGATTATTGACAGCCAGAAATCCATATGATACTTACTGCAACTACTCCAATTGCATCATCACCATGTTCGATGGGAATGTATTCTGGAGGGGAGCGGGAACTCCTCCAATTGTGTCAGCCTATCACTCAATTCTTTTCTGTTCACGCATGAATGAGACATCAGACTTGTCATTTAAATGCATCTTTCAACTTCAGATTGACAGGGTTGGAAGAAAAGATAATCCTGCTGCCGTAGATCTTCCTTCCCACAGTGACTAAGATAAAAAAGAGCCATTTATCACGGCTTCAATTTTCCTTTATATGATTGAATTCAGTGTGTAGATCTGTTCGACTAAATATATAGTTTGAGGAGCTCTACGGGAAGAAGAGTTTGCTGGATGAATTATCCACCTCAAATCGACACCATTTTGAGGCTAAAACAATTTAATCCAAGCAATGCATTTGTTCAGCAATACGGGCACTTTGGAATGCATCAATTTCCAGTACAGAGCATTGCAGTGCAGTAGAACAGTAAATAAGTACATCAATGCGCCCTCAATCTTGCCCAACAAAAGAAATCTCTGCCTTTAAGTTGCAGCCTCCCATTCTTCCTTCTAGTATGAAGTGGAGAGCATATGCATCTCTTCAATGCTGTTAAAAGCTAGCCTTACACCATGAACTATTTAGGAATAAAGGAGAAGGGTTGCTGCAACCAGCAATGGTGCATGTCATTCTGGTATCTTATTGTAGACAACCTACACTTCTCTTTCCCTCAAAAGAGACGAGGACAAAAGAAACATGATGCTGAGAGTTCAATGCCTTCTTGCATGCCATGGTTTGTATTCATTCCTacaagagagatagagagagcagTTCATTTCCTACATTGCATGGCATGTGCTCACTCCTACAGTCCTATTTGGTATGGCAACACTCAAGAATGTGACATGGTACCTAATTTTGAGGATATCCGAGTGGCACCAACCCAGAAAATGGCACTAGGATTCTGGCAACAGGACAAGATAAACTCAAACAAGATGCAGATGTCAACATACCTAGTAATGTTTTCTTTCACATCATCATCATTAGGGTATGTTGTCTGCTAGATAAAGCAGATCAGGGGAGTTATAATTATAAATCTTTGGAAAAACAACAAATGCTCAGTATACTCAGAAATTGAGTAGAAGAACACTGCTACCTATGATCATGGTTGTTTCATAGGGATGACATCAATGTTGGAAGAGGGTACAgacaaacaaaaaataaagagTGTCTTAAGTTGCATTTGATGAATGGCTCTGATCCATTGAGGACAACAAAGCTGGTAATTACTCACAGGATGATTTAGGTAGTGTGTGAAGCTAAAGGAGTGAGACCAATATATTATCTTTTGGCAATTTACAGTGCTACTTTTTGTCTCAACCAATGCCATTAATATGCAATTGCTTGATGAGGAAGATGACACAGATGGCCATTTAATCATATCTGCACTCTCTTCTTTGTCCTTTTCTTTATGCTAACCCTTCTGCCAATTTCCTATCTTCACAGAGGAATTATATTGTCTGCACTCCAAACAGAGAAGTTCTGGTTGGGGTGTGCAAAAGTTGGTGCTGAATGGTTCTGAACATTGAGGAGGATTTGCAAGGAGGCATTTAGTAGTGAGATGCATACTTCATCGTTTTATCCTTTCAACAAGAAaagattaagatatattataCAATAGTTAGAAGAATGATTAGAAACGAAGGTAATTACTGGATAGCAAAAGCATCAATTCCATTCAGGTTTTTAGCATTTCTATTTACAAAGTCAATTTAAATGGATCGAACGGTCTGATTTGATTTCGATAACTATAAATAATTAAACTAATTTAGGTACTAATTCTTCatgtttttaatatatatatttttttattatatattcttCGCTTTTCATAACTATAAATAGTTAAACTAATTTAGGTACTAATTTACTTTTACAAATAAGAAAAGTAAAAAGAGGTTAGCTAtagttttataataaaataatatcatgtataattttattatgaaaattCACTCCGTTTTATTGCCCTTTTAATTGATGTCCATGTTTATGACATTAATTATGTGATATATTCTTTAACTAATTTTGCTAGATTAAGACTCATTTCACAGTTCTAGAGAGCTGAATTTTAAGAtagtttttatataaattttaatcttttttttaaaaCTTGTTCATGCCTCATAAATGAGACAGAAaataaaaagtatttttttttctatattttgttAAAAATTTATGGAATTGAAAACGAGATAATTTTTGAAATCTCATTAATTTTGATCATTACATGGTAACAAATCTTGATGACAAAATATTTACTCATTAATTATTAGAGATTTTGCTTATCGATATCCAAATAAAGGAATCGGCTTCTGCTCCGCTGGAGGACGGCCGCACTCTCGCCGACTACAGCATCCAGAAGGAGTGAGTCCACGCTCTTTCTGGCCCTCCCGACTCCGCGGCGGCATGCAGATCTTTGTGAAGATGCTGACGGGGAGAACCGTGACGATTGAGGTGGAGAGCTCCGACACGGTTGCCGATGCGAAGGCCAAGATCATCCACCACAAGGATCATGTTAGCCACCCCGACCATTTCAGACTCGTCTACGGGGTGAAACAGCTCGAGGATGGCAAGACGCTCGCGGACTATAGCGTTTTTCAAGGAGTCtaccctccacctcctcctccgactTGGTGGCGGCACGCCGAACCAGTGCAACCGATGACTGCTCCTTGTGCTCGTTCGACATTAGTAGTTGCAGGGTTTCCAGCTTGATTATTGATAACTACTGAGTTGAATTAGCTTAGTTTCGTTGTAATCTTAGGAGATCGGAATTCTTGGCTCAAAGTTCTTTCGATCGAGATTATTATTGTGTTATTCCGCTGGAATTTAGTTTGGTCTTAAATTGTAACGATTAAAAAGCATGAATAAACCAATGTAAATTTAGTATGATAGAAGAATCGGATCCTACAATTCACAATTGAGTGTTTTGTGAGTCCATTAGGCACTGTTTTACCATATGCTactaattatagattaattaTGGTAGTTAGATCTCTTTCGTATTTCGATATTTAAACttaaaagtgaaatatctagtTCTATTTAACCTGATGTTGTCATTTTTATCGATCGAAACACAAAAATgatgaataaaaagataattttgatagCTCAATTATGTTTTCAATAGTGGTGAACGACACCGTTGTTGGGATCATAGATGACTATTGTGGGTGAGGAGGGAGAGCGATGACAATAAGTGAGACAAAGAGAAGGGAAAAAGAGGACGACGTAGATACCGACACTTTGCGACAATTACGTCGACATCGATGTAGATGTCGAGTGGTGCCACCCTTCCCCATATTATTGGCGATACCGATGCCGATGCAGAGGGATGCCGCTCTGCATCTATATTTGCATCAACGTCGATGCAGATATCAAGCGACGCTTTACATATGTGTCAGTGTCGATGTAGATGTCGAGCGACTCTTTCGTCATTCTGTATCTGTGTTAGTATCGATGTAGTTGTTAAGCAACGCAGACGCAAAGCGTTGACATTTACGTCGTTCTCTCCTTTTATCTCACATCTTGTTGTCTTTCTCCCTCTTTATCCACAATAGTCACCTGCAACCCCCCAACGATGTCGTCATTCGTCACCATCGAAAATATAATTGAGATATCGAAATTACCCTTTTTTTTCATCGTTTTCATACTTTAATTAGTAAAATCGATGATATTAAGATAAATGAAgttataatatgtaattaaccctatTAGTATTCTAAAATCGATGGGAATACACTAAGGACATGTTGATTAGTGTtagtattataaaattataatcattAATCATTTAAGGGTGAGATTAAGTTAAAATATTTGGCTAGTtgtttaataataattaattgtgATGCTTAATTAAGTGTTTATTATGCCTATGATTATTAAAATACTTGCATTTTAATTAGATTACCTGACGGTGTAGATCATTTAAACAAAACTATATGAACCTAAAACTGATAGCAGGTTGAACAATAGCAATTAAAATGATCTTATGTAGGAATCCCGAAAAATTCCAAGTTACATCTTATATTTGCTAAACTAGAGATCGATAATAATGAGATTCTAAAGAGAGCCTAATAGAACAAAAGCTTTTAAGATTAAAAACTAGAAATGACCCCACATCCCCTTCATGTAAAATGACAATAGAAACTACCCCTTCATGTAAAATGACAATAGAGACACCAAGAAAGACATACTTTTCACCCATCAATTTTCTTCTTCCAAATAGAGATGCACATCTTCGATTCACAGCACGGTGATAATCAAGTGAAGAGTCTGCATAAGAGTTAGTCTAAGGACAAGTGCATGTACAAAAGTTCAGCCTGCTTTCCCAACACTAATATTATCTGTTGTCATTTatcatgatgatgacgatgataaaaataatgaaaaacgGATCAACACAATTGTCACTTTCCACCGCAACATTCGTCATGGATTCTTATCGTAGTTTACCGAAGATTATAGTGAATGACAGGCATAAAACAAGACAAATGGCTCCAGAAACTCCTGCAAACTCTTAACACTTGACGCTTGGTAAAGAGCAATTGCATGGAAAGCAGAccaatttgaaaaagaaaaaggaaacataaTGAttgacaaataaataaataaagctgTTGAACCGAAGAAATCTCGGGATAAACAACACTTGAAATAGGTTTCAGGTATATTAATAAGAAAGAAGCAACAAATAGTAACACCTAGCGAGGAGATGCTTTGTTGTGGATAATTCAATTGTGACAGCATAAATGATAAAACAAACAAATAATGTTCACTAAAGCATACTGCTAACTCTTCCAATCATACAATGGCTTATTAGATTTCATAAGATCA
Protein-coding sequences here:
- the LOC135606022 gene encoding protein TRACHEARY ELEMENT DIFFERENTIATION-RELATED 7-like, which produces MAFLPSPRNYGFPFFFSPPPPKVSPFRAPPPSPKVSPFTPPPPSPSKQAPPPPPRRSPPPPSPSKQAPPPPPRRSPPPPSPSKQAPPPPPSPSKKAPPPPPKKMAPPPPKLSPPPPPRTPVHPPPAPVAPLPPAPPHIPPPSPPPPSPHHTVIIVVFVSLGGLFFLAFLAAALCCCLKKKKKKMAAKAEVVDVEDHVHIHETVVPGPHGEQLVALSIDEDIKVHEVIKKGELIGETSIREPALERPHSNDEATAGSSGTIHHNLVEHRNQ
- the LOC103975284 gene encoding ubiquitin-conjugating enzyme E2 2, producing the protein MSTPARKRLMRDFKRLQQDPPAGISGAPHENNIMLWNAVIFGPDDTPWDGGTFKLTLQFTEDYPNKPPTVRFVSRMFHPNIYADGSICLDILQNQWSPIYDVAAILTSIQSLLCDPNPNSPANSEAARLFSENKREYNRRVREIVEQSWTAD